AGACCAGTAAACGCAAAGAACCCAAGCACAGGTGCATAAAACACGCTATCCGAATTCAACAACCCGAACACCGGCTTCTGATTCACATACTCAAACACCGACCCAATCTACATCAAACAACCCACAATTCATCAATCAcaataatcaacaaacaaacaaacaaacacattaTCCAACAGACAGAAAGAAGCTTACAGCAGCAATGGCAGTGATAGCAGATGCAAGCAAATAAACAAAAAAAGGAAGCTCAATACTAGATGAAGCTTGTTGGGCTTCATTTCGGGCCCACGGTGGAGGTTCTTCGGATCCGGGTTTGGCCCAAGAAGGTGTTGATTGTGGTTCTTCGTCTTCTTTGACAGCAAACACTGTTAACTTTCTGGGAAAATTTTGATGGGTTTTTTGATGGATTTTGGCGGTGAAAAGAGGGGAGCTTTTTAGGGGTTTTGTGAAGGTGGATAAGGGGAGACGATGGGGGTGTGAATTGGTGATGGATAATGATTGCATATGCATGATTCTTGTTGTTGGATTGAACCTGCAAATGTAAAGattattgtgtttgtttgtagAACAGGGAGATTCGAAACCGTTGGTCCAGAAGTGTTCTTATAAAAATCTTAATTTCGCTTGGGTGAAGTACAACAGATGTGTtaaacaacaattttttttttatttcatagAATTTTTCTACACATAACTActcattatatattttttttttttttttgggtattGGTCGTTGCCACTTCCaattaggggactaggggtggaatcactagtgatggattccatcactcccactatccaattaagtaatgccatgtcatcaatccaatttccatcactagtgatagaaatgtaggaggggtggaatcactagtgatggaattctatcacttcctcccaatttttttaatttttatttttaaattagaaattaacaataaaacactaaaattaaaaatttcattaattttaaaacatactacttTAATTTCacatactagaaacatacaatttgtaaaaaaaaaaaaaaaaaaaaaaaaaaaaaaaaaaacctactcctcgaatttaacatactaggaacatacaatttaaaaaaaaaaaaaaaaaaacctactcctcgtccgaatccggaaactccaaacctagagaacctactagttcgattaaatcgtatctcaaccgaaagtgagtttcttcgttacgcaattgtaaattgatatcttgtggaacttgaacttgtgtaggaggatccggtaCCCAATCCGGAGATATTGCAACGTCTGTCGTGTTTGATcaacatattgtgcaatatgatacacgcatacactatgctatgtattgctttcttggtcatcgaacgaaccggtcggtgtagtataccccatctaccctttaaaacaccaaacgccctctcaacatcttttcttgccgattcttgcaattttttgaacgccttttctttagcctcgacgggaaatgagggagctttcacaaaaacagaccaagacgggtagataccatccacaagataaaagcctcgtctgtaatgtcgaccgttaacatagaaaggagaggaaggtgcggtaccatccgttacgctttggaacaacggcgacgtgtgcaacacattgatgtcgttgtttgaacctgggacaccgaaatacgaatgccaaatccataaatcattcgacgccaccgcttctagtatgatggttggtcttttgatgtctcccctcacatacgcccctcgcaactctcttggacaatttttccactcgatatgtgtacaatcgatgctaccgagcatcccgggaaaatgccatctagcctcgtgtgcggcataaatacgtgagatgtcgtggctcgtcggtttacgtaaaaactcgttagaatacaacttaatgaccgcattgcaaaaaaattgcaaacactcacgtgaagttctttcagacatagctaggtattcatcatattgatcgggtgggttacctgtcgctagttggcgaatggcggacgtgcatttttgaatcggcgtgaaacttggtttgcccctcgcatcgtaaccttcttgaaaccatcCCTCGCTTGcctcgatgtctccaacaatctttaaaaataattctttgggtaaacgaaaacgatctctaaacgtttcggaattgtatagcgggttttccacaaaataatcgttcatcaaaacttcgttggcacgtatacgatcacggccgaccatcttcttctttgggcgggacgactcggcatcaagctcgttatacaccgacacaaaatagtttagcgtgtcgttgtcggaagacgactcggtatcggtatcgctagacatcggaaacgtcgaatcggtagggaattccatttgagaaagatataaaaattgtgtgaaatgggtttaaattggttaaaagatAGAGTTTGGtgtgtgaaaaaatggttaaaatgtggatatatatataaataaaatggattaattttttttttattaaagttacCGTTCAACAACCAACGGTCATATGCAACGGTCGTTTTTTTGAAATTTCAACGCGTTATGTGCACCACGCGTTGATTATATCACGCGTTAATAAAGGGGCGGCGGCGGTGTGCAAAATGTTTTCAACGCGTGGAACTTCTCTATAACGTGCCCGCCCCGAGTCCCCTTATCACTTTAACTACCACCACTCTCAACTTAAACATTTTGTGTGTAGTGTCACTTTGTAGGTGAATATTTCTTAGTGTTTGACTTATATTATtggcatggttgtaaaagtcccgtctaggctccgagtactccccgaatgctcgctacaaggtaggctatCGAGGCCCGAGTACTGTTCGCCTATGctaattactccccgagtaatctccgcctaggctgagtacttcccgagtactctcAAATCCGACTAGGAAGGGACTAGCGACTCTTGCAACCATGATTTATTGGTGATATTCGGCTAACCagtggcgtctctgagaattcatgtaccctgttcgaaCTTGAAAAATGTGCCCTTATGTCTTAACGATGAACAATGCAATtacgaaaatgacaaaattgtagtattcgataaacaatgcaattatGAAAAATGAGAAAATTATAGTATTCAAATGAGTTACATTACATACCTAATAACTAATAAGCTAATAGCTAACCAATGATTCGTGCAGTCCTCTTTGCATTCTTCATAACAAATTGGTGGATCAACTCTTCACAATTTATATTATCTAAGACTTCGTTTTCAATTAGTAATGGGCTCAATTAACCTAGTGGGCTAAATTCTAAAGtataaaccataaaaaatgatttgtaaagGAGCCTTACTTGAAATTGGTATGAgtttactattttaaaaaaattaacttatatatttcggatttttttaaaaaccatATGCCCTGCGAAATCACGGCTCCTGTGCGGAAGTCATCCCCGCACACCATCTAAGCCTCCTACCTAACACATTGCGAATTACTAATGATTGCAAGTGAATTTACTCCTAAAACAGAAAAGGGGAGCCAAAAACCACTCAACGGGAGTGACACAACACACAAAGTATTAACTTGCGAGTAGTGgaagtcaaagtgatagttggaaATGGCAACGCCCATTACCCAATAGTTGaaagtgataaaatccaatattcTATATAGGCTATTATATTATAAGTTTTAAGGGATATGTTTATAGGCTATTATATTCTAAATATTACTAAGTTAAACTTGAACGGTAGTTTTTGGATTTCAAGCAAGCACTCGACGTCACATATACATTCAAAGTACTTCTTGTTGCTTAGTCTAAACAGTGGACTCTTTGGAAATCAAGAAATGTGGGTATGCAATGATGTGGACAAAATTATGGAAGATACTAACGTTCAATCAATTTCTTGGGTATTCATTCACGATAATTTGGTTGAGTGGGAAAATTGGTGTCGAGTCATGTTTAGATCATAAAGGTGTCTTCTTAGATAAATCATTGTAATGATGGTTTAACTATTCTAGTTTTGTGATAGCCCGTCTGTTTGAGTATAATATATCCGTTGTTAGAGAAAAAAACCTTAGAAAATAGAACTGAAGTGTTAGCGTATATCCTAGTTAAAATTGTATAAAATTCAATGGTTTAAGTAATGATACCATTTTTACATTTTAATCTTCACATCATACTAAATTGTATAAAATTCAATGGATTGCTACACTTTAATCCTATTTTCAATTACTTTAATTATCTTTTTAAGTAAATCAACTTGTATAGTACTAAGTTTATTCCTTGCAAAGAATTCAAAGACATCAAAAAAAACTTCTATAAAATTCTCATGCAAAAATCGATAAATAAGCTTGGTTCGTGGATATAGAGTTTGAAGGAACACTAAGTCAACTCAAGGTTAGGCTTAGCAGATTTATCTCGTCAACAATGATTAATCTCTATTCTTTCCTCAACAAGTGGTCTAACTATCTTCAATTGATCTTGCAAAACGAAACAACACCGGTGAACTCGTTACAAGGAGGAGAGGTTaggggttctccttgtaaccaacctccggcgtgagaataagaactcgttttgaggaaataagtgtgtgtatagagtgagagAGTAAGAGAAACAATCCCTGAATCTGGTAGTGaagccctctatttatagccgaaggatTGTGAAGGAGGTAGGAGCCAGGTGTCAATCGTGGGGGAATATCCGTTTTGTCCCCTCTGACATGACAGGGCCGTTAATCCGTACTATGGCTGACTTGACATGATGTTAGTCGTTCCACCTCAGCTTCCCCTAGTGCTTCATATCGGGTTGTCGCTAGCTGTCTCCTGGGGATCTTGCACCAGAGTCTGACAACCAATGATTGGTGCCACGTGGTGTCCTTTTCCTTAGCTGTCGCTAATGCTCTTCTTGCCATTGTCAGTGGTGCCCCACGTCTGTCGTCGGGTCTGTCCATCGACGTTCTAGATCTATCTAGACAACGAAGTTCCTAAAATGGTAAGGTCTCTTCTGGTGCGCACATGCACACTCtcttttgggaccataccccttcagagtTTTTAAAATTAATATGAGACCAAAGTTTTTAAAATCAAATAAAGTTACGTTATATAAGTCAAATTTGACCTGAAAATTACAAGTCAGCAGTAAAGAAAAaacttaaaaagtaaaaataTTCCTAATAAAACCATGTTACAATTGTTAATTTATTAGTTTTTTCTCTTGATCCTTTTTTATTATATGATTTAGGACTGTCCAAACTGCTCGGCGCTCGAAGATCGTTCGACGATCATTCGAAAAAGCTCGGAAATTTGCGCGTTCGATTCTTTGCTCGGTTAAAACCGAGCCGAGCAGCTCGGTTCGGTTTaaaaacgaaccgagcacgagcatagGTACGCTCGCTCGTCGCTCGTTCGGTTTCGATcgaatttatttttattatatatatatattatatttattaaatatatattatatttattaaatataaacATTTAACATATCCAGCCGACATACAAAACTACCCTAAAATCCTCATATACTAGAATCCttcttcagttaaaaaaaaaaaacctaatctCTCTCAACTCTAGTCACACATCCAACTGACATCCATCCAGATCCAGATCAAGTTCCACCGTCCACATCCCTCGTCCGCAGGCATCATTGTCCGCCGGCCGTCCACCGTCCACCGTACAACCGCCACTCCACCGTACAACCGTTCCACCACCGGTCATGCACCACTCCACCGTCCGTTAGCCGCCGGTCAATCAAAACGCACAACCACTCCACGGTTTGAAGTACCCACGCTAAACACCTCTTCTTTAATTCATTCGTATTTTTTGTATATATCTCCAATTTGATTCTTATTTTGTAGAATATTATTCCGTTGGAGGTTCATCacagtttgattttttttctagTTTTGATAATTTTGGTACATTTGAATTTGTTTTTAATGGACGTATTGAATTATTTAAGTGTTTATGTATAACCATGAATTTTGGTGAATAAATGGCTGTGTAGAAATCTTAAATAAAACTGAGCAAAAGCGaaccgaaccgagcacgagcataaGATTTCCGCTCGATTTCCTAAatccgaaccgaaccgagcggctCGGTTTCAAACCGAACCGAACACGAGCATACCTCCGTTCGATTCGGTTCGACTCATGAACACCCCTAGTATGATTGAAGACAAGCCCATAAAACATATTACCAGCCTACCGGGTTGGCATCTTTAGTTAAAAAAATCACACTTATATATGGGCTTTTGCTTCTCTACACAACGGGCTAAGCaaatattaaactaataaaactggCTATAAATTTGAACCGGGCTAGGGCGAAGGCTTCACACTTTGACGCTAATCTATACGACTATATAATACTTTAGATGACATAATAATAGTGTTACAGTACATGTTAAGACAAATTTAATACAAAATACTAATTTCAACTATCAACTTTGGAGTGTTTGGGATTTCTTACTTaactaaaaaaaacattttttggcaaaagaacttattgacttatgacttatttaaaagaagtttttaaaaaaagtgtttgaaTTAACTTATGTGGTGAAAAAAgttaataagtcaataagttgtttttataAAAGGTGTTTGGCACAGCTTATTAATGTAAAAGGGTTAGGTTAAGACATTTTTGTAACTATTTCTTTAAAAGTTAAAAGGAGTTTTAAAAAGTCAGGATTtcctaacttttcaaaattacTTTTCCGCCTTATGCAAAAAGTTATTTCTAAAATTCATTTTCACTCATCCAAACATTCTTTCTCGAGTAAATTGCAAAAATCGTCTCTAACGTTTGTTCACATTTGCTAGATCCATccaaaaaaggttttttttttttttctcaaaggAATCACCGAGGTTTCAAAAAAAGTTGTTAAATCCATCCAAAATGACTAATACTCTAACAATACTAAGTTAATAgaggggtaatttagtcattcttttaatttatttaatttaccATTTTTTAACAGGTGGTTAGTCTCAAAGGAACCTGTTAAATGGGAATGTGTGATCAAATACAATCCAATCACAGAATCAAAATGGTTTGTTTCTTCCTTGGTTTTTTATATAAATCATAAAGTCGAACGAATTTATAACCAAGCATATCATCAAATAGAAAAGAAACACAAATAACCAAGCATTAAGACTTTTTTTTTGCATcggtaaaaaaaataatgaaaaaaatgtataaattaattaattaaacttaATTTAAAGAAACAATAGGAAAATTTGACTTGATATATGCACTTTTTAAATTAACTAACGTATCATATTTATATTTTGCCAATCctcctaaataaaataaattagaaaccaacaaacttaaaataaaaaatcaaatcaaatgaGAACTTCGAAAAGATATGGTATTTATAATTTACCAATCctcctaaataaaaaaaaattataaaccgACAAACTTAAAATTAAAATCAAATCAAATGTGAATACCTCGAAAAGAAGGGAAAAAACAGAAAGAACTTCTTAACTAAGGTTTAATGTTTATATTTTACCAATCCTCTTAAATAGAAATAAATTATAACCAAcattatacccttatacaattagTAACTTGCGTTATGTCTCATTTGTTTAAAAGTCGCACCCTTTGGTTCACATCCCTTCAAAAAGTCATAATCCTTCAAATTACTTTTAAATCATTTGTTTAAAAGTCACACCCTTTGGTTCATTATTTATATAATGCAAAAACCAACATACACAAGATATGTGCCTCACACCATCCCCTTGGTTAATTAATAAAGGCCCCGGTTGTCAAATAAACAAAAGACGCACCGTTCACATTTGTTATTTGTGATTTAACTCACGCGTTTTCCtataattaaaacaaactttattCACTGTATCTAAATTCAAATTTGTAATACAGGTGTTTTTCGTCTCATCTTTATAGTTAAAAAACTGTATTCAATGTCATTTAGATTCAATTTATAATTCATGTGCGTTTCTTAATGTTAGCCCTCTCTATGACTCTCCAATCGCCCTTCTTCCCCAAACCCTTTTCTACTCCCCTCAATCACCCATCGTAAATCAAGAACAAGTGTTACGATCTCCCTCCAAGGTACTATTCCAAGTTGTTTTCAATCGATTCAATCCGTTTTTTTTCTATGATTTTCGTATTTATCATGTTTGGATTTAATTAAATCTAACCCAAGaatgaaaaaaacaaaaaatatggCAAAAACGTATGATTGAATCAAAATAACAGAACTAAAATATGGTGCAAGTgacatatgttggtttttgtttgTGAACAGAATTAAAACATGGTGCAAGTgacatatgttggtttttgtttgTGAACATAATTAAAACATGGTGCAAGTGACATATGTTTTACATTGTAATCTTTTAATATTTTGTGTTATTCGGGTATGTTCTCATTCCCGTCGTTATATGCCTTCGTTATTGTACtccaaacatattggcaatcaaTTTTTATCTCAGTTTGCTTTTACGCAGTGAATCACTCCAGTTGTTCGGTTCTCTGTTTATCTTGATAAGTATAGTTCTTTTGATTAAAAAAGAAGATTTGCATACAACACATGATGTGTTCAAGTAAAAAAAAGTGACTTTGAAAGAACATCAACTTTGAAAAAAAGCCACGTTGATATGAATATGGTTtgagttatgtttttttttcttttagagGAACTATCTGATGCCTGTTCTTCGTTCATCTTTATCGGAGATTTAGAAATATTTTAGGCTCAACATTGGTGAATAATCTGTTTCAATAGAATGATCCGATATATTAGACTTAGTTTACGATCAACATTGATGGATTTAAATTATTGTAGATTTAATTGATGATCAACATTGATGGATATAAATAATCTATTTCATTAATTAGAAATAATCGATTCTTACTTGACTTTTAGATACCATGTTTAGACTCAGAATGAAAGTTTGTAGGTTGTTCGGAGGGTTGGGGAACAAACACCAGTTATTTAATTTGGATTCAGAGGGTTGGGGAACAAACACCAGTTATTTAATTTGGATAGGAGAGGAGTTGTAGATTTTTTGGATATGGCTGGTAAATTTGGGCTTAATATTAATCGGGCTCTATTTATTTGGTTTTAGATTAAAGTTTAATACCATGAGCATAATTCCCGTAGATGTTTTTATGAATGTAATTGCTAGAAGATAACATTGATGGATATAAACTATGATATCATTTATTGGAGATTAGAGTCCAATGtgcaaattgttttttttttccattctgTTATTTTTTCTTTGAACCCTCTTtgtatataaacttattttttttgTAGGATTTATGATCTTATAACTAAGATGAAGTTTAACATCCCGCCATAATGCGCGGGTTGCGTCAACTCGTAATATATAAAATCAAATCAAATGTAAATACCGAAAAGAAGGGAGAAAAGAAAGGAATCCTTTAGATTTAtgtgataaaaaaataaaaatctaagagtaaattgctaaaatcgtcccagACGTTTAATAACCTGTTAAAAAAggtaaattaaataaattaaaagaatgactaaattacccctcTATCAACTTAGTATTGTTAAGAGTATTAGTCattttggatggatttagcaactTTTTTGAAAACTCACTGGTTCCTATGAGGAAAAAACCTTTTCTGGATGGATCTAGCAAATGTGAACAAACGTCAGAGatgattttagcaatttactcttatttctccttattaactttttgaaaaaaccaataagtcaataagttgttttaaaaAGCAATCTCAAACATTGaaatttaataatat
This is a stretch of genomic DNA from Helianthus annuus cultivar XRQ/B chromosome 16, HanXRQr2.0-SUNRISE, whole genome shotgun sequence. It encodes these proteins:
- the LOC110915598 gene encoding uncharacterized protein LOC110915598, giving the protein MHMQSLSITNSHPHRLPLSTFTKPLKSSPLFTAKIHQKTHQNFPRKLTVFAVKEDEEPQSTPSWAKPGSEEPPPWARNEAQQASSSIELPFFVYLLASAITAIAAIGSVFEYVNQKPVFGLLNSDSVFYAPVLGFFAFTGLPTAAYLWFKSVQVANKEAEEQDRRDGYR